A section of the Drosophila sechellia strain sech25 chromosome 3L, ASM438219v1, whole genome shotgun sequence genome encodes:
- the LOC6605209 gene encoding proton-coupled amino acid transporter-like protein CG1139 has translation MTKNGHSNSAYVGDHPEKLELAEKGQKNKAVVTKDPDYNPYHHRDVEHPTTNSETLFHLLKGSLGTGILAMPNAFRNSGYITGSIGTIVIGFICTFCIHQLVKAQYELCRRKKMPSMNYPMVAETAMGEGPKCFRVFAPYIGTVVNTFLLIYQLGTCCVYVVFVASNIKAIVDAVADTSIDVRLCMIIILLPLILINWVRNLKYLAPFSTLANAITMVSFGIICYYIFREPVTTEGKDAFGKPSNFPLFFGTVLFALEAIGVILPLENEMKTPQKFGGSCGVLNVSMVLIVFLYVGMGLFGYLNYGSAVLGSITLNMPEHEVLSMCVKGMLAFAIYITHGLACYVAIDITWNDYVAKRLGAQRNALFWEYAVRTGLVLITFLLAVAIPNLELFISLFGALCLSALGLAFPALIQICTHWYNTKGFAKVWLVLSNFVLIIVGILGLVIGTYTSLKEIVLTFSE, from the exons ATGACCAAGAATGGACACAGCAATTCGGCTTACGTCGGCGATCATCCGGAGAAATTGGAGCTGGCGGAGAAGGGTCAGAAGAACAAGGCCGTAGTTACCAAGGATCCCGACTACAATCCCTATCACCATCGCGATGTGGAGCATCCCACCAC GAACTCGGAAACCCTGTTCCATTTGCTAAAGGGTTCGCTGGGCACAGGAATTCTGGCCATGCCGAATGCCTTTCGTAACTCCGGTTATATTACTGGATCCATTGGTACGATTGTCATTGGTTTCATTTGCACCTTCTGCATTCACCAGCTGGTCAAGGCTCAGTATGAACTGTGCCGCAGGAAGAAG ATGCCCAGCATGAATTATCCAATGGTGGCGGAGACGGCAATGGGTGAAGGCCCAAAATGCTTCCGGGTTTTTGCTCCCTACATTGGCACAGTGGTTAACACCTTCCTGCTAATCTATCAACTGGGCACCTGTTGCGTTTACGTGGTCTTCGTGGCGTCCAACATTAAGGCCATTGTGGATGCAGTGGCCGATACCAGCATCGATGTGCGACTCTGCATGATCATCATACTGCTGCCCCTGATCCTCATCAACTGGGTGCGGAATCTTAAGTATCTGGCTCCGTTCTCCACGCTGGCCAACGCCATTACGATGGTATCCTTCGGCATCATCTGCTACTACATCTTCCGCGAGCCAGTCACCACAGAGGGCAAGGATGCCTTTGGAAAACCCTCGAACTTCCCGCTATTCTTCGGCACCGTCTTGTTTGCGCTGGAAGCCATCGGTGTAATCCTGCCCCTGGAGAACGAGATGAAGACCCCGCAGAAGTTCGGCGGCAGCTGTGGAGTCCTCAACGTATCCATGGTGCTCATTGTGTTCCTCTACGTGGGCATGGGTCTCTTTGGTTATCTCAACTATGGATCTGCGGTGCTGGGTTCCATCACACTAAACATGCCGGAGCACGAAGT GCTTTCCATGTGCGTCAAGGGCATGCTGGCCTTTGCCATTTACATAACCCATGGATTGGCCTGCTATGTGGCCATTGATATCACCTGGAATGACTATGTGGCCAAGCGCCTGGGCGCCCAACGGAATGCCCTGTTTTGGGAGTACGCAGTGCGAACTGGCCTCGTCCTGATCACCT TCCTCCTGGCAGTGGCCATTCCCAACCTGGAACTGTTCATCTCCCTCTTTGGAGCACTGTGCCTCTCCGCTTTGGGTCTGGCTTTCCCGGCACTCATCCAGATCTGCACACATTGGTACAATACGAAGGGTTTCGCAAAGGTCTGGCTGGTGTTAA GCAACTTTGTGCTGATCATTGTGGGCATCCTGGGCTTGGTTATCGGCACGTATACCTCACTCAAGGAGATCGTGCTGACCTTTTCCGAGTAG
- the LOC6605210 gene encoding uncharacterized protein YER152C yields the protein MLKSSQDRKLKHLFDGGDWNVYAPDILNLGVGAPGTDLLIANCDSFRTATDHCLEREKRENQSLIFQYGPTSGTFEVRREISTYFTEMFQSPVNCEDLIVTTGATHGLHLLLSTMLDFEGFVFVDEYTYMIALDSIKHFSTLTIVPVKLNDDGVDLKDLEEQVSKRRFQSKKKEFWGIYYTIPTYHNPTGILFSPEVCRGIVKLARNYDFLVVCDDVYNILSYGEKPKHSRLLSYDDRKDADFAGHVISNGSFSKILGPGVRLGWLEVPPRLKPIIDGSGFANSGGCFNNYTSGIVGSLFELKLAQKQIAVFSEAYKERMLATTQVLREELPDCCKLVSPTGGYFIWVRLPDRLDCREFLQYCVENHKIYFIGGTRFSADGQSGKQFFRLSIAFYPKAKLVDGARRLCNALKDYIALQ from the exons ATGTTGAAATCCAGTCAAGATCGCAAGCTAAAGCACCTTTTCGATGGCGGTGATTGGAATGTGTATGCTCCGGACATCCTAAATCTCGGAGTGGGTGCTCCAGGAACAGATCTCCTGATCGCTAACTGTGATAGCTTCCGGACGGCCACAGATCATTGTCTG GAACGcgaaaagcgggaaaatcaGTCGCTGATTTTCCAATATGGACCAACAAGTGGAACATTCGAGGTGCGACGCGAGATCTCCACCTATTTCACCGAAATGTTTCAAAGTCCCGTCAATTG TGAGGATTTGATTGTAACCACAGGAGCAACACATGGCCTTCACCTACTTTTGTCCACAATGTTGGACTTTGAGGGTTTCGTATTCGTGGATGAGTACACCTATATGATTGCTTTAGATAGTATAAAACACTTTAGCACTCTGACCATAGTTCCCGTAAAGCTGAACGATGATGGCGTGGATCTGAAGGATCTTGAAGAGCAGGTCTCCAAGCGACGCTTTCAATCGAAGAAGAAGGAGTTCTGGGGAATCTACTATACGATACCAACGTATCATAATCCCACGGGGATTCTATTCTCGCCAG AGGTCTGTCGTGGAATCGTGAAACTTGCTAGGAATTATGATTTCCTTGTCGTTTGCGATGATGTTTATAATATTCTTAGCTATGGCGAAAAGCCCAAACACAGCCGCCTGTTGTCTTATGATGACAGAAAAGATGCCGACTTCGCAGGACATGTTATCTCCAATGGTAGTTTCTCCAAGATTTTGGGTCCTGGAGTTCGCCTGGGCTGGCTTGAGGTTCCTCCGCGGCTGAAACCTATTATAGATGGAAGTGGATTTGCCAATAGTGGTGGATGCTTTAACAACTACACGTCAGGGATTGTGGGCAGTCTCTTTGAGCTGAAGCTGGCCCAAAAGCAAATAGCTGTGTTCTCTGAGGCTTATAAGGAGCGAATGCTGGCCACCACGCAGGTGCTTCGAGAGGAGTTGCCCGACTGCTGCAAGTTGGTCAGCCCCACGGGCGGATACTTCATCTGGGTGCGGCTACCGGATCGATTGGACTGCCGAGAGTTTCTCCAGTACTGCGTGGAGAATCATAAGATCTACTTTATAGGAGGAACACGCTTCTCTGCGGATGGCCAAAGTGGCAAACAGTTCTTCCGCCTGTCCATCGCCTTctatccgaaggcaaagttgGTGGATGGTGCTAGAAGACTTTGCAACGCACTTAAGGATTACATAGCCCTGCAATAG